Proteins from a single region of Streptomyces griseiscabiei:
- a CDS encoding ABC transporter ATP-binding protein, which translates to MTERKEHHVMSAVSAADLAPTPYAWEIRATGLKVRVGRKRMAVDGLDLSLGTGVHGLLGPNGAGKTTLIRALATVLRPAEGTLELLGESTGGLGEHRALRRRIGYLPQEFGYYKRFTVREFVEYMAWLKEVPKADIPAAVQRAVERVGLADRADDRMKSLSGGMVRRVGIAQAIVNDPTILLLDEPTAGLDPAQRLRFRELLQELGTDTCVVVSTHLVEDVAAACTDVVLFAEGRLVFQGTPDELAAAGGPEHVGDSPLERGYSALLDPRQGRGTW; encoded by the coding sequence ATGACCGAACGGAAGGAACATCACGTGATGTCCGCGGTGAGCGCGGCCGATCTCGCGCCGACGCCCTACGCCTGGGAGATCCGGGCCACGGGGCTGAAGGTGCGGGTCGGCCGGAAACGGATGGCCGTCGACGGCCTCGACCTGTCGCTGGGCACCGGAGTGCACGGCCTGCTCGGACCCAACGGGGCCGGCAAGACCACCCTCATCCGGGCGCTGGCCACCGTGCTGCGCCCCGCCGAGGGCACCCTGGAACTGCTCGGCGAGTCCACGGGAGGCCTCGGCGAACACCGGGCGCTGCGCCGCCGGATCGGCTATCTGCCCCAGGAGTTCGGCTACTACAAGCGGTTCACGGTGCGCGAGTTCGTCGAGTACATGGCGTGGCTGAAGGAGGTCCCCAAGGCGGACATCCCGGCGGCCGTGCAGCGCGCCGTGGAACGCGTCGGCCTCGCGGACCGCGCCGACGACCGGATGAAGTCGCTGTCGGGCGGCATGGTGCGGCGCGTCGGGATCGCCCAGGCCATCGTCAACGACCCCACGATCCTCCTCCTCGACGAGCCCACGGCCGGCCTCGACCCGGCCCAACGACTGCGGTTCCGCGAGCTGTTGCAGGAACTGGGCACCGACACCTGCGTCGTCGTGTCGACCCATCTGGTGGAGGACGTCGCGGCCGCCTGCACCGACGTGGTGCTGTTCGCCGAGGGCCGGCTGGTCTTCCAGGGCACCCCGGACGAACTGGCCGCCGCCGGCGGACCCGAGCACGTGGGCGACAGCCCCCTGGAGCGCGGCTACTCGGCGCTGCTCGACCCCCGGCAGGGAAGGGGCACCTGGTGA
- a CDS encoding GNAT family N-acetyltransferase: protein MDDLPTERLVLHPLTAAEAARLVTGEPPEGARWAPGYPADGDVFAAGRFLDLCAHAGDPRPFGVFELRLREDGRAIGGLGFHGPMDADGGVTIGYGLVPAARGKGYAAEALRALLAFARAHGATRVRGDADHDNLASQHVMTAAGMRPTGADARVRYFEIVWA from the coding sequence ATGGACGATCTTCCGACCGAGCGGCTGGTGCTCCATCCGCTGACCGCCGCCGAAGCCGCCCGTCTGGTGACGGGCGAGCCGCCGGAGGGTGCCCGGTGGGCACCCGGCTATCCGGCCGACGGGGACGTGTTCGCCGCCGGGCGCTTCCTGGACCTCTGCGCGCACGCCGGTGATCCCAGGCCGTTCGGTGTGTTCGAACTCCGCCTGCGCGAGGACGGGCGGGCGATCGGCGGCCTCGGCTTCCACGGCCCCATGGACGCGGACGGCGGCGTCACGATCGGGTACGGCCTCGTCCCGGCGGCGCGGGGCAAGGGTTACGCCGCCGAGGCGCTCCGTGCGCTGCTGGCGTTCGCGCGGGCGCACGGCGCCACCCGGGTGAGGGGCGACGCCGATCACGACAACCTCGCGTCCCAGCACGTCATGACGGCGGCCGGGATGCGGCCGACCGGGGCGGACGCACGCGTCAGATACTTCGAGATCGTCTGGGCCTGA
- a CDS encoding IclR family transcriptional regulator — protein sequence MAAHDGPGPTLITSVQRAFRLLEAVGAHENGAPAKQLARETGLPLATAYHLLRTLVHDGYLRKLADGGFVLGDKVQALHSTGRGQALLSRVRPTLAALRDELTSAAYLTFYEDGEIRVAEIVDSARAPRVDLWVGFEDAGHATALGKSVLRELDAESRKDYLSRHHLADLTPRTITDAPELLRRLDSSPVAPAVTDLEEYALGTVCIAVPVYSGDTLGSLGVSLRADRLSRLEEVRARLLPTANRVTRGLSLTI from the coding sequence ATGGCTGCGCACGACGGGCCCGGCCCCACGCTCATCACGTCCGTGCAGCGGGCCTTCCGCCTGCTGGAGGCGGTCGGCGCGCACGAGAACGGCGCGCCCGCGAAGCAGCTGGCCCGCGAGACGGGGCTGCCGCTGGCCACCGCCTACCACCTGCTGCGGACCCTGGTCCACGACGGCTACCTGCGCAAACTGGCCGACGGCGGCTTCGTCCTCGGGGACAAGGTGCAGGCGCTGCACTCCACCGGCCGGGGGCAGGCACTGCTCAGCCGGGTCCGGCCGACGCTCGCCGCGCTGCGCGACGAGCTGACCAGCGCCGCCTATCTCACCTTCTACGAGGACGGCGAGATCCGGGTCGCCGAGATCGTGGACAGCGCCCGGGCGCCCCGGGTCGACCTCTGGGTGGGGTTCGAGGACGCCGGGCACGCCACCGCGCTCGGCAAGTCGGTGCTGCGCGAGCTGGACGCGGAGTCCCGCAAGGACTATCTCTCCCGGCACCACCTGGCCGACCTGACCCCGCGGACCATCACCGACGCCCCTGAGCTGCTGCGGCGCCTGGACTCCTCCCCCGTCGCACCGGCCGTCACGGACCTGGAGGAGTACGCCCTCGGCACGGTCTGCATCGCGGTGCCCGTGTACAGCGGGGACACGCTCGGCTCGCTCGGTGTCTCGCTGCGCGCGGACCGGCTCTCCCGGCTGGAGGAGGTCCGGGCACGGCTGCTGCCCACCGCGAACCGGGTGACCAGGGGGCTGTCGCTCACTATCTGA
- a CDS encoding PP2C family protein-serine/threonine phosphatase: MSHTRELGGDHGPIRSTGRRASAPERTARGRVAAQLASGTPVLPVLIVSAIVVVGLLGGAGLTWLPLLAAGPALAATTSGPRGVLCVGLLAGVLGAMLGVRDDAPGHELASVLSALVAVTLASGLASALRGRRERVLAAVRSVAEAAQHALLQPVPATVGPFQVAVRYSAAAAEARIGGDLYALVPTPYGVRMIVGDVRGKGLPAVGIAALVLGVFREAAYEEPDLLAVVDRIERSLARNLRCDDFVTAVVAGHPRPGELELVNCGHAPPLLVRGSAVVPVEPACPAPPLGLRALTGEVPALQTLPFGDEDQLLLYTDGVTEARDRDRAFYPLAERLARHLCDEPAHTLTALHDELLAHVGGRLHDDAALLLLRRPTAPAPAVVECGARSRS; encoded by the coding sequence ATGAGTCATACCCGAGAGCTCGGCGGCGACCACGGGCCGATCCGGTCCACCGGGAGACGGGCGTCCGCCCCGGAGAGGACGGCCCGCGGCCGGGTCGCCGCGCAGCTGGCCTCGGGTACTCCCGTGCTCCCCGTCCTGATCGTCTCCGCGATCGTGGTCGTCGGCCTCCTCGGCGGAGCGGGGCTGACCTGGCTGCCGCTGCTCGCCGCCGGGCCGGCGCTGGCCGCCACCACCAGCGGGCCGCGCGGGGTGCTCTGTGTCGGGCTCCTCGCCGGGGTGCTGGGTGCGATGCTGGGCGTGCGGGACGACGCGCCGGGCCACGAGCTGGCCTCCGTGCTCTCCGCGCTGGTGGCCGTGACCCTGGCGAGCGGCCTGGCCAGCGCGTTGCGCGGGCGGCGCGAACGGGTGCTCGCCGCCGTCCGCTCGGTCGCCGAGGCCGCCCAGCACGCGCTGCTGCAGCCCGTACCGGCGACGGTCGGCCCGTTCCAGGTGGCCGTCCGCTACAGCGCCGCCGCCGCGGAGGCCCGGATCGGCGGGGATCTGTACGCCCTGGTGCCCACGCCGTACGGGGTGCGCATGATCGTCGGCGATGTGCGCGGCAAGGGGCTGCCCGCGGTCGGGATCGCCGCGCTGGTGCTCGGGGTGTTCCGCGAGGCGGCGTACGAGGAGCCCGATCTCCTCGCCGTCGTGGACCGGATCGAGCGGAGTCTCGCGCGCAATCTCCGCTGCGACGACTTCGTGACCGCCGTGGTCGCCGGGCACCCCCGGCCGGGCGAGCTGGAGCTGGTCAACTGCGGGCACGCGCCTCCGCTGCTGGTGCGCGGCTCGGCGGTCGTACCGGTGGAGCCCGCCTGTCCGGCCCCGCCGCTGGGGCTGCGCGCCCTCACCGGGGAGGTCCCCGCCCTGCAGACCCTGCCGTTCGGCGACGAGGACCAGCTGCTGCTCTACACGGACGGTGTCACGGAGGCCCGGGACCGCGACCGCGCGTTCTACCCGCTCGCCGAGCGGCTGGCGCGCCATCTGTGCGACGAGCCCGCGCACACCCTGACGGCCCTGCACGACGAACTGCTCGCCCATGTCGGCGGCCGGCTGCACGACGACGCGGCCCTGCTCCTGCTGCGCAGGCCGACCGCTCCCGCGCCGGCCGTGGTCGAGTGCGGCGCCCGGTCCCGGTCCTGA
- a CDS encoding RNA polymerase sigma factor, whose amino-acid sequence MRSIRKAPAEPDEERLVRLVARGDRAAFEELYRRTAPWLAVRLRRRCADEQIVAEVMQETYLAVWRAAGAFAGAAVGGTAVGWLWTIAARRLVDAFRRRAHHAEPPPAAAAQPVAPAAEDEALAATVGGDVGDALRRLAPELREVLQAMVLDGLTVRETSVLLGVPEGTVKTRARRARTEMRKALA is encoded by the coding sequence GTGAGATCGATCAGGAAGGCACCGGCGGAGCCTGACGAGGAGCGTCTCGTCCGGCTCGTGGCCAGGGGCGACCGGGCGGCGTTCGAGGAGCTGTACCGGCGTACCGCGCCGTGGCTGGCGGTGCGGCTGCGGCGCCGCTGCGCCGACGAGCAGATCGTCGCCGAGGTCATGCAGGAGACGTATCTGGCGGTCTGGCGCGCGGCCGGCGCGTTCGCCGGGGCCGCGGTCGGCGGGACCGCCGTCGGCTGGCTGTGGACCATCGCGGCCCGCCGCCTCGTCGACGCGTTCCGCCGCCGGGCCCATCACGCGGAGCCGCCGCCCGCGGCCGCCGCACAGCCCGTGGCACCCGCCGCCGAGGACGAGGCCCTCGCGGCGACCGTCGGCGGTGACGTCGGGGACGCGCTGCGCCGGCTCGCGCCCGAACTCAGGGAAGTACTGCAGGCCATGGTGCTCGACGGACTGACCGTCCGGGAGACCTCGGTCCTGCTCGGCGTGCCCGAGGGCACGGTCAAGACCCGCGCCCGCAGGGCCCGGACCGAGATGCGGAAGGCCCTGGCATGA
- a CDS encoding glycoside hydrolase family 16 protein gives MLLVALVGVPRAEGAPVSADACRTAGTELPRGDCGPFWQVLAEDFDGDRVPLGAFRDCAHEVDTSAAYCGGLRGTYRDNWWAYPTGWRDTANDRGRDVVGVYHPEDTVSVGPAENGDGRMFIRMWRPADGGPVHAAAVVPRAVMQMKYGKYSARIKVTKLAPGYKSAWLHYGGGCEMDHPEGEWTGDLTAFHHPCGGGEQGYFPGDDDWTRWHTVSTEWTPGHVRFFVDGRQVGHDTRDVPDRPLSWVLQNESALAGPGAAPGSSAQLDITWVAAYAYGWK, from the coding sequence ATGCTCCTGGTGGCGCTCGTCGGGGTGCCGCGGGCCGAGGGAGCGCCCGTCTCGGCCGACGCCTGCCGTACCGCGGGCACCGAGCTGCCCCGGGGCGACTGCGGGCCCTTCTGGCAGGTCCTCGCGGAGGACTTCGACGGCGACCGGGTGCCGCTGGGCGCGTTCCGCGACTGCGCGCACGAGGTCGACACGTCCGCCGCGTACTGCGGGGGCCTGCGCGGGACGTACCGCGACAACTGGTGGGCGTACCCCACGGGTTGGCGCGACACCGCGAACGACCGGGGCCGGGACGTCGTGGGCGTCTACCACCCCGAGGACACCGTGAGCGTGGGCCCTGCGGAGAACGGCGACGGCCGGATGTTCATCCGCATGTGGCGGCCCGCCGACGGGGGCCCCGTGCACGCCGCCGCGGTGGTACCGCGTGCCGTCATGCAGATGAAGTACGGCAAGTACAGCGCCCGTATCAAGGTGACCAAGCTTGCCCCGGGCTACAAGTCCGCCTGGCTGCACTACGGCGGGGGCTGCGAGATGGACCATCCCGAGGGCGAGTGGACCGGTGACCTGACCGCCTTCCACCATCCCTGCGGCGGCGGCGAGCAGGGCTACTTCCCCGGTGACGACGACTGGACGCGGTGGCACACCGTCTCGACGGAGTGGACGCCCGGCCATGTGCGCTTCTTCGTGGACGGCCGCCAGGTGGGCCACGACACCCGGGACGTGCCGGACCGGCCGCTGTCCTGGGTGCTGCAGAACGAGAGCGCCCTGGCGGGACCGGGCGCCGCGCCGGGCAGCAGCGCCCAGCTGGACATCACCTGGGTCGCCGCGTACGCGTACGGGTGGAAGTGA
- a CDS encoding DJ-1/PfpI family protein: MRVAVVTFDGFNELDSFIAAALINRCRKDGLEAFITTPAPVVTSMNGVEVTGQRPMEFVTEADVVLVGSGVKAREVIADDRLIARLPLDPSRQLIGAQCSGALVLARLGLLESMPACTDRTSRPFVEARGVTVLDAPFHAEGNIATAGGCLASQYLATWVITRTLGEDAARAVLDYVAPVGENRRTVDRALRAVRTGETAPR, encoded by the coding sequence ATGCGGGTAGCCGTGGTCACCTTCGACGGGTTCAACGAACTGGACAGCTTCATCGCCGCCGCGCTGATCAACCGGTGCCGGAAGGACGGCCTGGAGGCGTTCATCACGACACCGGCGCCGGTCGTCACCTCGATGAACGGCGTCGAGGTGACCGGGCAGCGCCCGATGGAGTTCGTGACCGAGGCCGACGTCGTGCTCGTCGGCAGCGGGGTGAAGGCACGCGAGGTGATCGCCGACGACCGGCTGATCGCCCGGCTGCCGCTCGACCCCTCGCGGCAGCTGATCGGCGCGCAGTGCTCCGGCGCGCTGGTCCTCGCCCGGCTCGGTCTGCTGGAGTCCATGCCGGCGTGCACGGACCGCACGAGCCGTCCCTTCGTCGAGGCCCGCGGGGTCACCGTGCTGGACGCGCCGTTCCACGCCGAGGGGAACATCGCCACGGCGGGTGGCTGTCTGGCCTCCCAGTACCTCGCCACCTGGGTGATCACCCGCACGCTCGGGGAGGACGCCGCGCGGGCCGTCCTGGACTACGTCGCCCCGGTCGGTGAGAACCGGCGGACCGTCGACCGCGCGCTGCGGGCCGTCCGCACGGGCGAGACCGCACCGCGCTGA
- a CDS encoding dolichyl-phosphate-mannose--protein mannosyltransferase yields the protein MLHGTRSTTAPLDRTDRLRRFGYAGRPPSDIRERLVPPFPKPATRLWERVGLGPEPAYRIARAMDWVGPLLIALLAGTIRFWRLDRPHELAFDETYYAKDAWSLLRLGYEGTWPDRKIADPQVLADPQVIPLSDTGSFVAHPPTGKWVIALGEWMFGLEPLGWRFMPAVLGTLSVLMLCRIGRRLFRSTFLGCLAGALLAVDGLHFVMSRTALLDLIVMFFVLAAFGCLLIDRDRARARLAAALPVDGEGRVRPDADTGDRAGTGWRPWRLAAGVCLGLAASTKWNGLYFLAFLMVLTVLWDVGARRVAGARRPYRAVLRKDLGLSALSLAPVAVVTYVAAWTGWFLSDDGYGRHWADGRGGVWSWIPAPLRGLWHYESAVYRFNVNLDAFHKYESNPWSWLVLGRPVLFSYRSPEPGEAGCHAITGCSQAIVALGTPVLWWSACCALVYLLFRWALRRDWRAGAVLCAVAAGYLPWFLYQDRTIFSFYAVVFVPYLCLAVAMTLGALLGPPGADADRRARGAMVAGALVLLIAWNFIYFFPIYTGLTIPYPDWQVRMWLPTWI from the coding sequence ATGCTCCACGGCACCCGTTCGACGACGGCGCCCCTCGACCGGACCGACCGTCTGCGCCGGTTCGGGTACGCCGGACGCCCTCCGAGCGACATCCGCGAACGGCTGGTGCCGCCCTTCCCGAAGCCGGCGACCCGGCTGTGGGAGCGCGTGGGACTCGGCCCGGAGCCGGCGTACCGGATCGCGCGGGCGATGGACTGGGTGGGGCCGCTGCTCATAGCCCTGCTGGCCGGAACGATTCGCTTCTGGCGCCTGGACCGGCCGCACGAACTCGCCTTCGACGAGACCTACTACGCCAAGGACGCCTGGTCGCTGCTGCGGCTCGGTTACGAGGGCACCTGGCCGGACCGGAAGATCGCCGACCCCCAGGTGCTGGCCGACCCCCAGGTGATCCCGCTCTCCGACACCGGGAGCTTCGTCGCGCACCCCCCGACGGGGAAGTGGGTGATCGCCCTCGGTGAGTGGATGTTCGGTCTGGAGCCGCTCGGCTGGCGCTTCATGCCGGCGGTGCTGGGCACGCTGTCGGTGCTGATGCTGTGCCGTATCGGCCGCCGGCTGTTCCGTTCGACGTTCCTGGGCTGTCTGGCCGGTGCGCTGCTGGCGGTGGACGGCCTGCACTTCGTGATGAGCCGTACCGCGCTGCTCGACCTGATCGTCATGTTCTTCGTCCTGGCGGCCTTCGGCTGTCTGCTGATCGACCGGGACCGGGCGCGGGCCCGGCTGGCGGCGGCGCTGCCGGTGGACGGGGAGGGGCGCGTGCGCCCGGACGCGGACACCGGCGACCGTGCCGGGACGGGGTGGCGGCCCTGGCGGCTCGCGGCCGGTGTCTGTCTGGGCCTGGCCGCCTCCACCAAGTGGAACGGTCTGTACTTCCTGGCCTTCCTCATGGTCCTGACCGTGCTGTGGGACGTCGGCGCCCGCCGGGTCGCGGGGGCCCGCCGGCCGTACCGGGCCGTGCTGCGCAAGGATCTCGGCCTCTCGGCGCTGTCGCTCGCCCCGGTCGCCGTGGTGACGTACGTGGCGGCATGGACCGGCTGGTTCCTGTCCGACGACGGCTACGGCAGGCACTGGGCGGACGGCCGCGGCGGTGTCTGGTCCTGGATCCCGGCACCGCTGCGCGGCCTGTGGCACTACGAGTCCGCCGTCTACCGGTTCAACGTGAACCTGGACGCCTTCCACAAGTACGAGTCCAACCCGTGGAGCTGGCTCGTCCTCGGCCGTCCCGTGCTGTTCTCCTACCGGTCGCCCGAGCCGGGCGAGGCCGGCTGCCACGCGATCACCGGCTGCTCGCAGGCGATCGTCGCGCTGGGCACGCCGGTGCTGTGGTGGTCGGCGTGCTGTGCCCTCGTGTATCTGCTGTTCCGGTGGGCGCTGCGCCGCGACTGGCGCGCGGGCGCCGTGCTCTGCGCGGTGGCCGCGGGCTATCTGCCCTGGTTCCTGTACCAGGACCGCACGATCTTCTCCTTCTACGCCGTCGTCTTCGTGCCGTATCTGTGTCTGGCCGTCGCGATGACCCTGGGCGCGCTGCTGGGACCGCCGGGCGCGGACGCCGACCGTCGGGCGCGGGGGGCGATGGTGGCGGGGGCGCTGGTCCTGCTCATCGCCTGGAACTTCATCTACTTCTTCCCGATCTACACGGGGCTCACGATCCCGTATCCCGACTGGCAGGTCCGCATGTGGCTCCCCACCTGGATCTGA
- a CDS encoding GNAT family N-acetyltransferase: MRPDEGHWHLTDDLDGFLARAGAFLRSRPVPHTVQLTVTETLRTRGIDAYGAEAPVLGVLERSGEVHATFFRTPPHRLNLTPLTAGQADTLAALLAGLGHPLPGVGADHATATAFARAWRRHTGATPALRERQRLYRLGTLTPPRPLPPGRARVAGERDHERLVRWHHEFAAAVGQAPAPEAASRAAAVFAARHVTLWERPDGTPVSMAGLSPMTAGQIRVAPVYTPAPLRGRGYAGAATAEASRAARDAGATQVLLFTDLANPTSNALYRRIGYVPVTDFAVYDFPGPTTMRSGAVEQTSRQAGEWGRES; encoded by the coding sequence ATGCGCCCGGACGAAGGGCACTGGCATCTCACCGACGACCTCGACGGCTTCCTCGCCCGAGCCGGAGCCTTCCTGCGCTCACGCCCGGTCCCGCACACCGTGCAGCTGACGGTCACCGAGACACTGCGCACCCGGGGAATCGACGCGTACGGCGCCGAGGCGCCGGTCCTCGGCGTGCTGGAGCGGTCGGGCGAGGTGCACGCCACCTTCTTCCGCACCCCGCCCCACCGTCTGAACCTCACCCCGCTCACCGCCGGACAGGCCGACACCCTCGCCGCGCTGCTGGCCGGCCTCGGCCACCCCCTCCCGGGCGTCGGCGCGGACCACGCCACCGCCACCGCCTTCGCGCGGGCCTGGCGGCGGCACACCGGGGCGACGCCCGCCCTGCGCGAACGGCAGCGCCTGTACCGCCTCGGCACCCTCACCCCACCGAGACCGCTCCCGCCGGGCCGGGCCCGGGTCGCGGGGGAGCGGGACCACGAGCGGCTGGTCCGCTGGCACCACGAGTTCGCCGCCGCCGTCGGGCAGGCACCCGCGCCGGAGGCCGCCTCCCGGGCCGCCGCCGTCTTCGCCGCACGGCACGTCACCCTCTGGGAGAGGCCGGACGGCACCCCCGTCTCCATGGCGGGCCTCAGCCCGATGACCGCCGGCCAGATCCGGGTCGCCCCCGTCTACACCCCGGCCCCGCTGCGCGGCCGTGGCTACGCGGGCGCCGCGACGGCCGAGGCGAGCCGGGCGGCACGGGACGCGGGCGCGACCCAGGTCCTGCTCTTCACGGACCTGGCCAACCCCACCAGCAACGCGCTCTACCGGCGCATCGGCTACGTCCCGGTCACCGACTTCGCGGTGTACGACTTTCCGGGACCGACGACCATGAGGTCCGGTGCCGTCGAGCAGACAAGCAGGCAGGCCGGCGAGTGGGGGAGGGAGTCGTGA
- a CDS encoding GNAT family N-acetyltransferase: MSETLHTRIERYYATVPSLFADVEDFGPLRLFVRREPGAPYYGGPGHAQPVAGREPAVTAADIARVRARQRALGVPEAFEWLAESAPALRAVITAAGRTVLERPLLALDPGRVIAPPPLPHGVTLRALTAADPALPAALALPRLAFAEPGTTVGAAGPAELSAVAEELIADGTVATVRPALRAGHKVLVAAVAPDGTPLAVGHYHPADGTTEIGGIGTLPSARRQGLAAAVTAALVDHARDHGVRTVFLAYAEDAVARVYLRLGFRPAGRTLLIADQPARS, translated from the coding sequence ATGAGCGAGACGCTGCACACCCGGATCGAGCGGTACTACGCCACCGTGCCGTCGCTGTTCGCCGACGTCGAGGACTTCGGCCCGCTGCGCCTGTTCGTACGGAGGGAACCGGGCGCCCCTTACTACGGCGGGCCCGGCCACGCACAGCCCGTCGCGGGGCGGGAGCCGGCGGTCACCGCCGCCGACATCGCCCGGGTACGGGCCCGGCAGCGCGCGCTCGGTGTACCGGAGGCGTTCGAGTGGCTGGCCGAGTCGGCGCCGGCCCTGCGCGCCGTGATCACGGCGGCCGGCCGGACGGTGCTGGAACGCCCGCTGCTGGCTCTGGACCCCGGCCGGGTGATCGCCCCGCCCCCGCTGCCGCACGGCGTGACTCTCCGCGCCCTGACCGCCGCCGACCCCGCGCTGCCCGCCGCCCTGGCCCTGCCACGGCTGGCCTTCGCCGAGCCGGGCACCACGGTGGGTGCGGCGGGCCCGGCGGAGTTGTCGGCGGTGGCCGAGGAACTGATCGCGGACGGCACGGTGGCGACCGTCCGCCCCGCGCTGCGCGCCGGGCACAAGGTGCTCGTCGCCGCCGTAGCCCCGGACGGTACGCCGCTGGCCGTCGGCCACTACCACCCGGCGGACGGCACCACCGAGATCGGCGGCATCGGCACCCTGCCCTCGGCCCGCCGCCAGGGCCTGGCCGCCGCCGTCACGGCCGCCCTGGTGGACCACGCCCGGGACCACGGCGTACGCACCGTCTTCCTCGCGTACGCGGAGGACGCCGTGGCCCGCGTGTACCTCCGCCTCGGCTTCCGCCCCGCCGGTCGCACCCTGCTGATCGCCGACCAGCCCGCGCGCTCGTAG
- a CDS encoding zf-HC2 domain-containing protein has protein sequence MSVEHASARLLDGYARGDTDIAADEMWALEAHLEACRTCRDRLSAAAATGAPAVTALVGTVWSDLAPQLAAVPPMPRRRRWSARLSRWLTPTMAPWLAMVMSVTLLALLFDLGDPGTGLGSGQGSGGVSPVLLLAPVLPVLGVAASWSRGLDPAYELTASVPRAGLPLVLRRTTAVLAVVVPALLAGGWLTGVTAAQWLLPCLAFTTTTLALGGVVGVTRAAVALIAVWAAVVLAPTLATSRTPYALRTDGLPVWGLILTLGVGVVIARRGAYARLGAHR, from the coding sequence ATGAGCGTGGAACACGCGTCGGCGCGGCTCCTCGACGGGTACGCGCGCGGCGACACGGACATCGCCGCCGACGAGATGTGGGCCCTGGAGGCCCATCTGGAGGCCTGCCGCACCTGCCGGGACCGCCTGTCGGCCGCCGCCGCGACGGGCGCGCCCGCTGTGACGGCACTGGTCGGCACGGTCTGGTCCGACCTCGCGCCGCAGCTGGCCGCCGTCCCGCCCATGCCCCGCCGCCGGCGCTGGTCGGCCCGGCTGTCGCGATGGCTGACCCCGACCATGGCGCCCTGGCTGGCCATGGTCATGAGCGTGACCCTGCTCGCGCTGCTGTTCGACCTCGGTGACCCCGGCACCGGCCTCGGCTCCGGCCAGGGCTCCGGCGGCGTGTCGCCGGTGCTGCTGCTCGCCCCCGTCCTGCCCGTGCTCGGCGTCGCGGCGTCGTGGTCGCGCGGCCTGGACCCGGCGTACGAGCTGACGGCCTCCGTGCCCCGGGCCGGGCTCCCCCTGGTGCTGCGGCGCACCACGGCCGTGCTCGCCGTGGTCGTCCCCGCGCTGCTGGCGGGCGGCTGGCTGACCGGGGTGACGGCCGCCCAGTGGCTGCTGCCCTGTCTGGCGTTCACGACGACGACCCTGGCGCTCGGCGGAGTCGTCGGCGTCACCCGCGCCGCCGTCGCGCTGATCGCGGTGTGGGCCGCCGTGGTGCTCGCGCCGACCCTGGCCACCAGCCGCACGCCCTACGCCCTGCGGACGGACGGCCTGCCCGTGTGGGGCCTGATCCTCACCCTCGGCGTCGGTGTCGTCATCGCCCGCAGGGGCGCGTACGCCCGGCTGGGGGCCCATCGATGA